One window of the Brassica napus cultivar Da-Ae unplaced genomic scaffold, Da-Ae ScsIHWf_387;HRSCAF=609, whole genome shotgun sequence genome contains the following:
- the LOC106373165 gene encoding uncharacterized protein LOC106373165 produces the protein MRSRPAKLLLEPEQENTRSDDEIREEDDQEDEARSAYRPRRGPRTRDPGDVNPFARNERTNDSLSGLKLKIPPFEGKNDPDVFLEWERKIEYVFDCQNFSELKKVRLAVTEFSRYAINCYDQFLTLRRRTGERPIETWDEFSMLMRRRFVPAHYHQDLHQKLRCLLQGTKSVEDYHQEMETLIIKADVDEPKDATMARFLSGLNRDIQDRMELQEYGSVEQMLHKAILIEQQVKRKSFSKPAITSKPAYSPSPALLLSQATKKGKAVDTSGRARDIRCFKCQGLGHFAKNCPNQRVMILTENGEVESEDEQENKEDLRPIFDEEDESFGYPHQGPLLVARKGMVESIFDETDDRLVDGSDPAFDDESDPIYDEEPCFDYPAHGPLLVTRRTLSVQPKNNEKEQRENLFHSRCLVSKKVCSLIIDGGSCTNVASDTLVWKLGLATRPLSRPFRLEWLNEAGEQYVKEQVTVPITIGRYEDVVVCNVLPMDACHILLGRPWQFDKRAVHDGFTNRHSFDHKGKKITLVPLTPLEVHQDQIQLKRNRDKETKPDEPESSHRNSNFYIKQSQVKRSLYSQKPFLLLVYKESLMASSSDLAPEIPSELLDVLQKYSDVFPDENPKGLPPVRGIEHQIDLVPGASLPNRPAYRTIR, from the exons ATGAGATCCAGGCCAGCCAAGCTCCTTCTAGAGCCGGAGCAAGAGAACACTCGGTCTGACGATGAGATCCGAGAGGAGGATGATCAAGAGGACGAGGCCAGATCAGCATACCGTCCAAGAAGAGGTCCTAGAACCAGAGATCcaggtgatgtcaatccttttgCTAGAAATGAACGTACTAATGATAGCCTAAGTGGATTGAAACTAAAAATCCCACCTTTTGAGGGTAAAAATGATCCTGATGtttttcttgaatgggaaagaaaaattgaatatGTCTTTGATTGTCAAAACTTTTCTGAACTTAAGAAAGTTAGACTAGCTGTTACTGAATTCTCTCGCTATGCTATCAATTGCTATGATCAATTTCTGACCCTTAGGAGGAGAACAGGTGAGAGACCGATTGAGACATGGGATGAGTTTTCCATGCTGATGAGGAGACGATTTGTTCCTGCTCATTATCACCAAGACCTCCACCAGAAACTCAGATGCTTGCTTCAAGGCACTAAGTCCGTGGAAGACTACCACCAGGAGATGGAAACTTTGATTATCAAGGCTGATGTAGACGAGCCCAAGGACGCCACTATGGCTAGGTTCCTCTCTGGCCTTAACCGAGACATCCAAGACCGTATGGAGCTTCAAGAGTATGGTAGTGTGGAACAGATGCTACACAAGGCCATCTTGATCGAGCAACAAGTTAAAAGGAAGAGTTTCTCAAAGCCGGCCATTACCTCTAAACCGGCCTACTCTCCTAGTCCGGCTTTGCTCCTAAGCCAAGCTACCAAAAaag GAAAGGCAGTTGATACTTCTGGCCGAGCAAGAGACATTAGGTGTTTCAAATGTCAAGGTCTAGGACATTTTGCCAAAAACTGTCCCAACCAACGAGTGATGATTCTTACGGAGAATGGAGAAGTTGAATCTGAGGATGAGCAGGAGAACAAAGAAGATCTTCGTCCTATCTTTGATGAAGAGGACGAGTCCTTTGGATATCCGCATCAAGGGCCACTACTCGTTGCTAGGAAAGGCATGGTCGAGTCTATTTTCGATGAGACGGACGACCGCTTGGTCGATGGTTCCGACCCAGCCTTTGATGATGAGTCCGACCCGATCTATGATGAGGAGCCTTGCTTCGACTATCCAGCTCATGGTCCTCTACTTGTCACAAGAAGAACTCTGAGTGTCCAACCCAAAAACAATGAAaaggaacaaagggagaatctctttcattctCGATGTTTAGTTTCTAAAAAGGTTTGCTCTTTGATTATTGATGGTGGGAGTTGTACTAATGTTGCTAGTGACACTCTTGTCTGGAAACTAGGACTTGCTACTCGGCCTCTCtctcgtcctttcaggttggaatGGCTAAACGAGGCTGGAGAACAGTATGTGAAAGAGCAAGTCACTGTCCCTATTACCATTGGCCGATATGAGGACGTGGTCGTTTGCAACGTTCTTCCTATGGACGCATGCCACATTCTCTTGGGCCGGCCATGGCAATTTGATAAGAGAGCCGTGCATGATGGCTTCACAAACCGACACTCCTTTGATCATAAAGGGAAGAAGATCACGCTTGTTCCTTTGACACCTTTGGAGGTTCATCAAGATCAGATCCAGCTCAAGAGGAACCGTGACAAGGAAACCAAGCCAGATGAACCTGAATCATCCCACCGGAACTCCAATTTCTATATCAAACAAAGTCAGGTCAAGAGATCTCTTTActctcaaaagccatttcttttacttgtgtacaAAGAATCTcttatggcttcttcttctgaccttgcaccggagattcCGAGTGAACTTTTAGATGTTTTGCAGAAGTATTCTGATGTTTTTCCAGATGAGAATCCTAAGGGATTACCTCCAGTACgaggcattgagcatcagatcgaCCTTGTTCCAGGCGCGTCTTTACCAAACCGGCCAGCTTACCGTACAATCCGGTAG